The Pseudomonadota bacterium genome includes a window with the following:
- a CDS encoding 4Fe-4S binding protein → MTNKINKAESPVQISFVKALMLTLPMMLFTFMILSAGKIPTDPNKIIALAVSFIFVNTIFFLMLYREKTDKYRAALFIAYAVCFVISFISNLIEIRGSMAISQENLLLCKTPFCHIVIPMTIIPLALSKTIIFPGTIIGSFASIASMLIIWIGASLALGRGFCGWGCFFGGLDDGFSRIFRKPMIKHINPKWHYLPFAVLLAVALTSAMLLNPTYCEWLCPYKTVTEYVEVTSVKIFIQTIIFVTLFLGLVIILPMLTRKRTQCGLFCPFGAFQSFTNKINPFEIRVNQENCIKCKQCIQACPAFSMTEETLEKGKTRFTCIKCGKCVDTCPKGALYFHVKGTPFTGNASTYRLLFLYPAFLFLVTMASRNFQDVIIRIIRLITTGSILSL, encoded by the coding sequence ATGACAAACAAAATCAATAAAGCAGAATCACCTGTACAAATAAGTTTTGTAAAAGCTTTGATGCTCACCCTTCCCATGATGCTCTTCACCTTCATGATACTTTCAGCTGGTAAAATACCAACGGATCCGAACAAAATAATTGCCCTGGCAGTTTCCTTTATTTTTGTAAATACAATCTTCTTTCTGATGCTCTACAGGGAAAAAACCGATAAATATCGTGCAGCATTGTTTATTGCCTATGCGGTCTGTTTCGTCATCTCTTTTATCTCGAACCTTATCGAAATTCGGGGAAGCATGGCAATATCACAGGAAAACCTGCTCCTCTGCAAAACGCCTTTCTGTCATATTGTAATACCCATGACGATTATTCCTCTGGCATTGTCAAAAACCATCATCTTTCCGGGAACAATTATAGGCAGTTTTGCATCCATTGCAAGCATGCTGATCATCTGGATCGGGGCAAGCCTTGCCCTTGGCCGGGGTTTCTGCGGATGGGGATGTTTTTTCGGTGGTCTTGACGACGGTTTCTCAAGGATATTCAGAAAACCCATGATAAAGCATATTAACCCGAAATGGCACTATCTCCCTTTTGCAGTACTTCTTGCAGTGGCATTGACTTCTGCTATGCTGCTTAATCCGACATATTGCGAATGGCTGTGCCCTTACAAAACCGTTACGGAATATGTCGAGGTTACATCAGTAAAAATATTTATACAAACAATAATATTCGTTACCCTCTTTTTGGGTCTTGTTATTATTTTGCCGATGCTGACAAGGAAAAGGACACAGTGCGGCCTTTTCTGCCCCTTTGGCGCCTTTCAATCCTTTACAAATAAAATTAATCCCTTTGAGATAAGGGTTAATCAGGAAAATTGTATAAAGTGTAAACAATGCATCCAGGCATGCCCTGCCTTCTCAATGACTGAAGAAACCCTGGAAAAGGGCAAAACACGTTTTACCTGCATTAAATGCGGGAAATGTGTTGATACCTGCCCGAAGGGAGCTCTTTATTTTCATGTGAAGGGCACTCCTTTTACAGGAAATGCAAGCACTTACCGTCTGCTTTTTCTGTAC